In Gossypium arboreum isolate Shixiya-1 chromosome 6, ASM2569848v2, whole genome shotgun sequence, the following are encoded in one genomic region:
- the LOC108485530 gene encoding probable pectinesterase/pectinesterase inhibitor 12 yields MASTISKLSIILHFTLFLSFALALNSISTTPLSSNLSSIRNFCQSTPYQDACFDSLKLSVSINISPSIINYLIQSLNSALSEAGKLTNLFSNGGNAKIVETQRGTMQDCKELHEITLSSLKKSVSRIQSGDSKKLGDARSYLSAALTNKNTCLEGLDSASGTLKPVLVKSLTSTYKHVSNSLSMIPKSGGGKKGHRNRRLLGFPSWLGRRARRILQSSDDEYDPSDVLTVAADGTGNFSTINDAINFAPNNSYDRIIIYVREGVYEENVEIPSYKTNIVLLGDGNDVTFITGNRSVRDGWTTFRSATVAVSGEGFLARDITIDNSAGPEKHQAVALRVNADFTALYRCSISGFQDTLYVHSFRQFYRECDISGTIDYIFGNAAVVFQACNIITRMPMPGQFTVITAQSRDSPDETTGISIQNCSILATVELYGNSSRFKSYLGRPWRMYSTTVYIESYIDDFINPSGWTKWSNDEGLDTLYYGEYDNYGPGSGTDSRVTWPGYHVMEYDVAYNFSVSELITGEAWLDSTAFPYDDGI; encoded by the exons ATGGCTTCCACCATTTCCAAACTCTCTATCATCCTCCATTTCACCCTCTTTTTATCTTTTGCTTTAGCTCTGAACTCTATTTCAACTACTCCCCTAAGCTCTAATCTCTCTTCCATACGAAATTTTTGCCAATCAACTCCATATCAAGATGCTTGTTTCGATTCACTGAAACTTTCCGTTTCAATCAATATCAGTCCCAGCATAATAAATTACCTCATTCAATCACTCAACTCTGCATTATCTGAAGCTGGAAAGCTCACAAACCTGTTCTCCAATGGCGGAAATGCAAAAATTGTTGAAACACAGAGAGGGACAATGCAAGATTGCAAGGAACTACATGAAATCACACTATCTTCCTTGAAAAAATCAGTATCAAGAATTCAATCAGGTGATTCGAAGAAGCTAGGTGATGCAAGATCTTATCTAAGTGCAGCTCTCACAAACAAGAACACATGTCTAGAAGGATTGGATTCGGCTTCTGGGACTTTGAAACCTGTTTTGGTGAAATCATTGACGAGTACTTACAAGCACGTGAGTAACTCCCTTTCAATGATTCCCAAATCGGGTGGTGGCAAAAAAGGCCATAGAAATCGTCGCCTGTTGGGGTTTCCGAGCTGGTTGGGACGGAGAGCTCGCCGGATTTTGCAGAGCAGCGACGATGAATACGATCCGAGTGACGTGCTCACTGTAGCTGCCGATGGAACAGGGAATTTCAGTACCATAAATGATGCTATAAACTTTGCTCCCAACAATAGTTATGACAGAATCATAATCTATGTTAGGGAAGGGGTttatgaagaaaatgttgaaATCCCAAGCTATAAAACCAACATTGTTCTTCTCGGAGATGGAAATGATGTCACCTTCATTACTGGAAACCGAAGCGTACGTGATGGCTGGACCACTTTCAGATCTGCAACTGTTG CGGTATCTGGCGAAGGCTTTTTGGCTCGGGATATAACAATCGACAACAGTGCAGGCCCTGAGAAGCACCAAGCAGTTGCATTAAGAGTAAACGCAGATTTCACCGCATTATATAGGTGTTCCATCAGTGGTTTCCAGGACACATTATACGTCCACTCTTTTCGACAATTTTACCGTGAATGCGACATATCAGGCACCATAGATTACATCTTCGGGAACGCAGCTGTTGTTTTCCAAGCATGTAACATAATCACTCGAATGCCAATGCCCGGTCAGTTCACAGTAATTACAGCACAATCTCGAGACTCCCCAGACGAGACCACCGGGATTTCGATCCAAAACTGTTCGATTCTTGCCACGGTTGAACTGTATGGGAATTCAAGCCGCTTCAAAAGCTACCTAGGGAGGCCATGGAGGATGTATTCCACAACAGTTTATATTGAATcatatattgatgattttataaatCCTAGTGGATGGACTAAGTGGTCCAACGATGAAGGCTTAGACACACTTTATTATGGAGAGTACGATAATTATGGGCCAGGTTCAGGGACGGATAGCCGAGTCACTTGGCCTGGATATCACGTAATGGAATATGATGTTGCTTATAACTTCAGTGTTTCGGAGTTAATTACCGGTGAAGCTTGGCTGGATTCTACTGCTTTCCCATATGATGATGGGATTTGA